Below is a window of Streptomyces sp. WMMB303 DNA.
CCCCGGACCGTGTGGTCGAAGAGACCAGCCGAACCGCCGCCTACTGGCACGCGTTCGCGCGCGAGCAGCCCCGCGTACCCACCTCCGAGGAGCAAGCCGAGGCAGAGCGGCAGGCCCGCGAGGCGAAGGAGAAAGCCGAGCTGCGACAGCAGAGGAACGCGTGGGGCGGGCGCCTGCCCAGCGACCGACTGCGGGAGGTCCGGAACAAGCTCCGGAAATTCCAGGATCACCCCAAGGGCATCGTGGGCCTCGACGCCGCACTCGTGCACGCGATCGACGCCGCAGGCGCCGAGGAGCAGCGTGCGCTCGCCTGCTGGGCAGCGCACCGCGCCTGTGCGGCGGCAGGGCTCAGGGAGATCGACTGGGTCGCGCGCGGACTGGCGGAGCTCGACCTGGGGAAGCCCTTCTCGCCACCGCTGGACGACTCACGACGGCTGCGGAACGCAGTGTTCGCCGACGCACGTGTTCCGAGGCCGCACGACGGAACCCCCGGCTTGCCCCAAGCCGCCGCCCTCGCCGCTCTCTCGGATGCTGCTGCCCCTGACCCCCTCAAGGCGGCGCTGGACGCGCTCCTCGCCGCGGCGGTCACCTATGACACCGGCTATCCCCACCTCTTCGCGGAGGTTCGCCACGCTTTCCCGACGACTGCCACCGAGCCGAAGGCGGAGGGGATCGGCCCAGCCAGTAGCGTCACCGCGCGCTGACCTGTTGCCTCCTGCCCGAGCGCAGCACCTGCCCGGCTGCCCGCTTGCCCGCTTGCCCGCTTGCCCGCCTGCCCGGCCGGCCGGTTCGGACCGAGGAGGGACGACACTCTCGCCGTCCGCCTCGACCCAACCGCGGTCCGGGGAGTTGGCCGGAGGCGACGCGTGCTGCGGCGAATGCGATACGGCAGCCTCTGCGCAAGACATACGGCACCCGAGCAAGCCGGGCGGCCCACCGCTTTCCCCGGGTGCCCGCCTCCCGCCTCCATGTCCCGTACGCACAGGTTTCTCCGGTCGAAGGCCGCCGTGTACGGTCGTCGTCGCTCGGCCGGCGTCAGATGGGGGGCCCATGAGGAGCAGGACGACCGTGGCCGCGGCGGGTGCCGTGCTCGCCGCGCTGCTGTTCGGCGCGTGCACCACCGACAGCGGAAGAACCACGGACGACGGAGGCCCGCCGCGGCCGACACCCCCGAAGCCCACCGGGAGCCCCGGCGACCTGCGCCCGGGACCCGAGCGGCCCCCCGCCGGATCCGCCGCGGACCGCCCCCGGCCCGGCGACTTCAACGGCGACGGCCACGACGACCTGGCCATGGCCACCGGCGCCCACATCGCTGTGGTCTACGGCTCCGCCGAGGGACCCGAACCGCGCACCCGCGCCACGGTACGCATGCCCGAGGACGCCGGAAACGGGCTGTCGCCTGCCACCCGGCTGCACCGGAGCGATCTCGACCAGGACGGATTCGTCGACCTGCTGGCCACACTCAGCGACGGTCGCCAGTACGCGATGTGGGGCGGGGCGCGCGGCGTCAGCGCCCCCAGGCTGCTCGCCACGGGATACGCTGCCGACCCCGCACCACCCTCCGCGGGCTGGGAGCCGGGCGGAGCGGGCGACTTCGACGGGGACGGCAGCGGTGACGTCCTCTGGCTCGGCACGGGGTCGGGAGCGCTGGGGGTCATCCACTACGGCCCGTTCAGCCGATCCGGGGAGCCCACCCGCACCCAGACCCTCGACGCCGAACACGCCGACCACAGCGAGCCGTACGAGGCGACCGTCGGGGACTGGAACGGCGACGGCCGCAGCGACTTCACGGTGTGGTTCCGCTGGACGGACCCGGAGAACGAGGGCGACGGCGACCCCCGGATCGACGACGTCCTGCACTTCCGCGGCTCCGAGAAAGGAGCGGACTACCTGCGCGAATACCCCGACCACCGCGCGCTGCAAGGCTTCATCTGCGATGTGGAGGACGACGGGACGGACGAGATCTGCCGCGTCGGCTTCGACGCCTACCGGGAGGAGTTGACGGTGAGCGTCACCGCCAGCTCCGGCAAGGGTCCGGGAACGGGCGCCGGCACCCGTGTCACCTTCCGCGACGTGCCCGGACTCGACGCGCCCAAGGGCTTCAACGACGGCGATGTGACCGGCGAGACCGTGGGAGACGTCACCGGCGACGGAAAACCCGACCTCGTACTGGGCCTGGCCGGCGCCGACAAAGCCCACGGCGTGGTGCTGCTGCTCCCGGACGTGGCGCACGCCGACCGAAACTCCCGGCTCCAGTCCGCCGACCTGGACAGCGCCGGCGTTCCGGGGCAGAACACGCCACACGCCCGCCCCCGCTTCCGTCCACGGCCCCCGCTGCTCGATGTCGACGGGGACGGCTCTCTCGACGTCCTCGCCACCACCACATACGAACCCCGGCAGTTCTGGCTGCTCCCCGGCTCGGCCGAGGGCCTGAACACCAAGGCCACCCGGCGGCTCTCCCGACCGGACCTGGGCGTCCCGCGCTGACCGCCGTACGACTCCGGACCGGACGATGCGCCGTACGACCGGACGATCGGCAACTCGACACCCTGTTCAGGACCAGCTACAAGCTACTCCCGTTACGGGCAGCTATCGCGCCGGGCGCCGCACGATCCCCCCTGTGCCATGGCAACGGGCCGCGACCTGCCGGGCCAGCCGCACCGGGTCACGGGAACTCAGCTCCCAGTCCTGCGCGTACCCGGAGCCGCACGCTTCGTCCCAAGAGATCTTTCCCTTGGCCAGTTCCCTCGCCGGCTCCGGATCGAGCCCGGTGAAGCCCACCACCTCTTTCAGCAGCGGATTGTGGCGGAACCGTCGGTCCACCCGGGGGGCCGCCGTGGCGTCCTTCGGCATCCTGGCTCGCGGTGCGACCCCGATGCGGGCGGGCTCGACCCCCGGGAGGGGCACG
It encodes the following:
- a CDS encoding VCBS repeat-containing protein, which codes for MRSRTTVAAAGAVLAALLFGACTTDSGRTTDDGGPPRPTPPKPTGSPGDLRPGPERPPAGSAADRPRPGDFNGDGHDDLAMATGAHIAVVYGSAEGPEPRTRATVRMPEDAGNGLSPATRLHRSDLDQDGFVDLLATLSDGRQYAMWGGARGVSAPRLLATGYAADPAPPSAGWEPGGAGDFDGDGSGDVLWLGTGSGALGVIHYGPFSRSGEPTRTQTLDAEHADHSEPYEATVGDWNGDGRSDFTVWFRWTDPENEGDGDPRIDDVLHFRGSEKGADYLREYPDHRALQGFICDVEDDGTDEICRVGFDAYREELTVSVTASSGKGPGTGAGTRVTFRDVPGLDAPKGFNDGDVTGETVGDVTGDGKPDLVLGLAGADKAHGVVLLLPDVAHADRNSRLQSADLDSAGVPGQNTPHARPRFRPRPPLLDVDGDGSLDVLATTTYEPRQFWLLPGSAEGLNTKATRRLSRPDLGVPR